The window CTGCGTCAACCACCACTGCACCCGGCCGGATCATATTCGGCTGAATCAGTCCTGCCACACCAGTTGCCGTGACGATGACATCATATTCGTGTAGTCGCGATAAATCATCACCCCTACTAAATACCGTTACGTCCAGCCCCGACGCTCGCCACATCCGCTCGAGCGGCGCACCAACCAGCCGCCCACGCCCGACAATAGCCAACCTTTTACCGGCTAGCTCCACACTATAGCCCGCTAACAGCCAATTGATGGCCATCGGTGTCGCCGGGTCAAACAGCGTTCGCTCAGAATTGAGGCCATCGACGTCTTTTTCCGGTGCCACCAGCCGCACAATTTGATCAGTCCGCTCTGGTTCAGCAAGCGGCAGTTGGACGATGATTCCCTGGACGTCATCGCGTTGGTTCAGCGCCGCGATTGTCTCCGGTAGCTGACGAGTCGCCACACGACAAATTTCTACCTCAATCAAAATATCCGCACCGTAGCGCTGCTTGAGGCGCAT is drawn from Candidatus Saccharibacteria bacterium oral taxon 488 and contains these coding sequences:
- a CDS encoding bifunctional 5,10-methylenetetrahydrofolate dehydrogenase/5,10-methenyltetrahydrofolate cyclohydrolase, which produces MLICYNQTMKSLNGAELASFIKQRQAKQVRMLRQAHHIQPRLAIVTDSDNPVIATYMRLKQRYGADILIEVEICRVATRQLPETIAALNQRDDVQGIIVQLPLAEPERTDQIVRLVAPEKDVDGLNSERTLFDPATPMAINWLLAGYSVELAGKRLAIVGRGRLVGAPLERMWRASGLDVTVFSRGDDLSRLHEYDVIVTATGVAGLIQPNMIRPGAVVVDAGTASEDGKIVGDVAPANRTRTDIHLTPEKGGVGPLTVSALFDNVITACLRRVNIR